The following coding sequences lie in one Tachysurus fulvidraco isolate hzauxx_2018 chromosome 19, HZAU_PFXX_2.0, whole genome shotgun sequence genomic window:
- the sobpb gene encoding sine oculis-binding protein homolog B yields the protein MPKMEKGRPPENKRSRKPAHPVKREVSQEMKSFAENTMNELLGWYGYDKVDLQDSESADIRGQNGRARRHQVSVLKENSDPKPTGTECKPTSGSSASAKNGVKESTGFPLSPSSSSFSPHMKDLHSTHVVVPLIKPSAVDEQQNVQIVCVWCQKEGLKRYSLVMGSELKSFCSEKCFAMCRRAYFKRNKAQNENRHGDQSPPPPGQTEETPPQLMLKMNSNTRVCDWCKHIRHTKYLDLGAGDDRLQFCSTKCLNQYKMDIFYREARAALTTSGSSPSQPENENRPAGETETLLTPESWNNASLERDSKETVSPKVSTPVSSSCSSSSSSVRVSVLAQQKERESSLSSQLQTGTPLPSSPPPHAVEPPWVIQKPPSFNRGPINAQPRNPGSSPHQRPLHTSPQVHTPSVRPIPPPQLLHPYPPSMIPCAPTYPHPFPSVIPTLGLPCPQPTVLVPYPIIVPLPVPVPIPIPIPVNSRGFGHHGVIRNHQEKEKTGRDVASISPEVAPREWMSEDQEITNGILVEHKVKTEQTSSPDPYSPAFSSHTFPILSAHPQISPTPPLPEDQRQEVRERQVIQRAICRVKQEGEIEFDLNKQTEVEQGNGWSRNGDEDDSIAQQMSTKAYTGTLKHTSNSAPENASPPVESPNARASIILQKALNTTSVVTPTSSIVFNNTVATSNSVHSVHSSTCIATVQSDPEQRTSSGQNSSPRPESEDVKENVSGGREPDLNRFLPTEQTDCQTDHSEENIGGAVDSDALTADEHAYARSIPPKLREKNAHTITLASAHTLSHMVTHSWDKSSHMHVPAFEQSGVHAETEPALKRRCLRIRDQNK from the exons ATGCCAAAGATGGAAAAAGGAAGACCGCCGGAAAACAAGCGCAGTAGGAAACCAGCTCATCCTGTCAAGAGAGAGGTCAGCCAAGAAATGAAG agctTCGCAGAGAACACAATGAATGAATTGCTGGGCTGGTACGGATACGATAAAGTTGACCTGCAAGACTCAGAGTCCGCTGACATCAGGGGTCAAAACGGCAGAGCAAGACGCCACCAAGTATCTGTGCTTAAAG AGAATTCCGATCCGAAACCCACGGGAACAGAGTGTAAGCCGACGTCTGGCTCCTCTGCATCAGCAAAAAATGGAGTGAAAGAATCTACTggttttcctctctctccttcatcatcctctTTCTCCCCTCACATGAAAGACCTGCACAGCACTCATGTTGTGGTGCCACTCATCAAACCATCTGCAG tcgaTGAGCAGCAGAATgttcagattgtgtgtgtatggtgtcaGAAGGAGGGTCTTAAACGCTACTCACTGGTCATGGGCTCTGAACTCAAGAGCTTCTGCAGCGAGAAGTGTTTTGCCATGTGCCGAAGGGCATACTTTAAACGCAACAAG GCTCAAAATGAAAACCGGCATGGTGATcagtctcctcctcctcctggtcAAACGGAGGAAACGCCTCCTCAGCTCATGCTTAAGATGAACAGCAACACACGA GTATGTGATTGGTGCAAACATATACGTCACACTAAGTACCTGGACTTAGGTGCAGGTGACGACAGGCTGCAGTTCTGCAGTACCAAGTGCCTTAACCAGTATAAAATGGACATTTTCTACCGAGAAGCCCGGGCTGCACTTACAACTTCTGGCTCTAGTCCGAGCCAACCAGAAAATGAGAATCGTCCAGCTGGAGAGACTGAGACCCTGCTGACACCAGAATCATGGAACAATGCTTCTCTGGAGAGAGACAGCAAAGAAACAGTGTCACCCAAAGTTTCCACGCCTGTGTCATCTTcctgttcatcatcatcatcctcagtTAGAGTGTCTGTCTTGGCTCagcagaaggaaagagagagttCTTTGTCTTCCCAGCTCCAAACTGGCACTCCGTTACCATCTAGTCCTCCACCTCATGCTGTAGAGCCGCCTTGGGTGATACAGAAGCCCCCATCCTTTAACCGGGGACCTATCAATGCACAGCCCCGAAACCCAGGCTCCAGTCCACACCAGAGACCCTTACACACATCTCCACAGGTACACACACCCTCGGTTCGCCCGATCCCCCCACCACAGCTCTTACACCCATATCCACCATCGATGATACCCTGTGCACCCACTTACCCCCACCCCTTTCCATCAGTCATACCAACTCTTGGTCTGCCATGTCCACAACCCACTGTCTTGGTGCCATATCCGATTATAGTTCCTCTCCCAGTTCCTGTGCCAATCCCGATCCCAATACCAGTGAACTCAAGAGGTTTTGGACATCATGGGGTTATTCGTAACCACcaggagaaagagaagacagGAAGAGATGTGGCTTCCATCTCTCCTGAAGTTGCACCCAGAGAATGGATGTCTGAAGATCAGGAGATTACCAATGGCATCTTAGTGGAGCACAAAGTAAAGACTGAGCAGACTTCATCCCCAGACCCATATTCTCCTGCTTTCTCATCACACACGTTCCCAATCTTATCTGCTCATCCACAGATCAGTCCTACCCCTCCCCTGCCAGAAGATCAGAGACAAGAAGTTAGGGAGCGACAAGTGATACAAAGAGCAATATGCAGAGTGAAGCAGGAAGGTGAAATAGAGTTTGACCTTAATAAGCAGACAGAGGTTGAACAAGGGAATGGATGGAGCAGGAATGGGGATGAAGATGATTCGATCGCACAACAAATGTCCACTAAAGCTTACACAGGCACTTTAAAGCACACATCCAACTCAGCCCCTGAAAATGCATCTCCCCCAGTGGAATCGCCAAATGCACGGGCTTCAATCATTCTACAGAAAGCACTCAACACAACATCCGTAGTCACTCCCACATCATCCATCGTATTCAACAACACGGTTGCCACTTCCAACTCCGTTCACTCTGTTCACTCCTCAACATGCATTGCTACGGTTCAGTCGGACCCAGAACAACGAACAAGCTCCGGCCAAAATTCATCCCCACGTCCTGAATCTGAGGATGTGAAAGAAAACGTCTCAGGAGGACGAGAACCTGACTTGAACCGTTTCCTTCCCACAGAGCAAACAGACTGCCAAACAGACCATTCAGAGGAGAACATAGGCGGAGCCGTAGATAGCGATGCTCTCACAGCTGACGAACACGCTTATGCACGATCCATCCCGCCAAAATTACGGGAAAAGAATGCGCACACGATCACTCTGGCAAGTGCGCACACACTTTCTCATATGGTCACACACAGCTGGGACAAAAGCTCACACATGCATGTGCCGGCTTTCGAGCAAAGCGGCGTGCATGCTGAAACTGAGCCGGCTTTGAAGAGGAGATGCCTGAGGATCAGAGACCAGAACAAATGA